Below is a genomic region from Capricornis sumatraensis isolate serow.1 chromosome 17, serow.2, whole genome shotgun sequence.
CTAGTGCAAGCTGGAGTTGTATTTGTGCTGCCCAGGACTTTCAAAATGGAGACATCTCACATTAAGGCAATGACAGGTTTCGGCTTCTCTCGAAAAGCTTAGAAGGGGGCCCACAGCCCCTCCTGACCACAGCAGCTTCGTTTCTCTAGAGTCCTCCCTCCAGTCATTTTGGACATTTCGCTTTACCAAGTTCTGCCGTTTCTGGCCAGACACCCAGCTTGCAGTCCCCTGGATTAATGGGGTTCCTGGAggcgtttcttgacttcctacttttgcatttcagtcccctataatgaaaaggacatctttttttgagtgttagttctaaaaggtcttgtaggtcttcataaaaccgttcaggggtcgcaaagagtcggacacgactgagcgactgaactgaactgaactggaggcgTTGCCCTCTGTGGCCACCAGGGGGCAGGGCAAGCCCGCGGCGCTGCTGGCTTCAGGCCGGTTCCAGGCCGAGCTGTTGGAGCAGGGGGTGGTACCTGCCTCCAGGGCCCTCCGAGGCAGGGCACGGGCTGGGATTGGGAGCCTGGCCCCGATGCGATGCTGAGGAGGCTGCGCTTCTAGGCGATCGTGTACGAAATGGAGAACTTCCAGGGCAAGAGGTGCGAGCTCACAGCCGAGTGCCCCAATCTGACGGAAAGCCTGCTGGAGAAGGTGGGCTCCATCCAGGTGGAGTCGGGCCCGTGAGTACCCGGACCCACAGCCCTCCTCCCAACCCTGAGCCCGCTGGGAGTCGGGAGGGCCAGGAGCAAGCTCTCAGTCTGCTGTGGGGCCTTAGgcaactccctccccatatctGGCCTCAGTCTTCCCACCTGTAAATGGGAGCATTGAACAGTGATTCTCTTGGACTCCTTCCAGCTCCGCATCTCTGGGGTCAGTAGCAGAGCATTGTGCAGAGAGGACAGAGGAAGACATGCACCTGGCTCAGTGCCCAGCTAGTGGGGTCTAATACTGATGACTTTAATAGCAATGATAACATCTAAATTCTAATGTGCTTGATATCCTGGGATGGCTCCGTGGTaaggactctgcctgccaatgcagaagactcaggtttgatccctaggttgggaagatcccctggagaaggaaatggtaactagTATTCttcatgggaaatcccatggacagaggagcctggcaggctacagtctatagggttgcaaagagtcaggcacaacttagtgactaaacaacagaaacaatacCCCTAAATCCTCACGGCTGCCCActtgacagataaggaaactgaggccaaagtGGTTGACTGTTCTGTCCACATCCACCCAGTAAGCAGGAGTCCCCCGCTGGACCCCGTATTATTCAGATGAAAAGCCCAGGCTGTGGTACTAACCACTTGGGTGAGGTGCTTCaccctctgggcctctgttttctcatctgtcaaatgggaataATAAGCATATGGACTTCAGAGTTTTTGTGAAAATGGACAGAGATATAACtgtaataataagaataataatctAATAGAGGAattagaggaggaggagggggaggaataaggaaggagaaagaggaggagctGGCGATGGAatccttactgtgtgccaggcctggTGCTGGAAACGTTTCTGAGCAGTCTATACGGAGGCTGCACCTAAAACCGATTTCAATGCTCTTTCCCAGGCTGGTTTTCGGGCTCCGAGTCTCAGCTCCTAGTAAGCTCTAGTAACTCCCTCAATACCAGGACTAGGGTCGGAGGAAAGGGGCAGGGTCAAAGGTCAGCAGCTCTTGGGCACCATCTCCCTCCCTAGACGTgggtcctccccacccccagggcagcAGAGATGAGTGACCCAGCCCTCCTTCCTCCTGCAGGTGGCTGGCATTTGAGCGCAGGGCCTTCCGCGGGGAGCAGTACGTCCTGGAGAAGGGGGACTACCCTCGCTGGGATGCCTGGTCCAACAGTCACCACAGCGACAGCCTGCTGTCCCTCCGGCCCCTGCACATTGTGAGTACAGCCCCTGGAAGCCGGACACGCCGGGCTCGGCTGGCCTGGACCTGGCCCGGGTAGAGCCCTCGTTATTTCTGATCTGAGTGGTTTTGGGGGGACAAGAAGTGGGCTACTGAATGGGCACTGAGCTGCGGGTCAGGAGGCCAGGATTCATATCTTGCCTTAGCCAGCAGGTCACTGGCATGTCCCTCTGTAGCCTTATTAAAATCGGGAGCCACGTGGTCCAGTCGAACCCATAGAGCCCGGTAAATAGCTTCAGAAAGTAACTGCAAATCAGCTCAAGTCCTTCCGCTGTGTTTCTGCAACACCTGAAAGAGACCCGGTGCCTGGTGGCTCTTCCCTCCCACCTGCTGACTCAGGCCAGTGGCTAGTCCCgcccttcctcctgctctcaatgaCTGATGCTCCTTGGaggggggatgggaggagaaagGCCAGGTAGACCGACTCAGAATCTGCTTTCATAAAGCGGGGATGTTTCTACGTGAGTGAGTCTGGTTTCCTGCCTCCTTCTCTGTGCCTCGGTGTCCCTACCTGCTAAATGACGAGGTTTATCCAGACCTGAAAGCCTCCTCTCTCGGTTTCACGGCTCTCTGGCTCTGGAAGTCCTAAGGAGACCAGCTCTGGGTGTGGGCGTTACTCTGCGGTGCCTAGAGCCTTTGCTGGAGCCTCCTGGACCCTCTGTCCTGGGCATGGGAGCAGCCGGTTCATCCCGTGGTCTTGCCCCCAGGATGGCCCGGATCACAAACTGCATCTCTTTGAGAACCCGGCTTTCGGAGGCCGCAAGATGGAGATAGTGGACGATGATGTGCCCAGCCTCTGGGCTCACGGCTTCCAGGACCGTGTGGCGAGCGTCCGGGCCATCAACGGGACGTAAGGGACCCTGCCCCACCCTTGCCCTGCCCTGTCCTCCAGTTCCCATGCCTCGGGCTCCAAACGGAATCTCTGTTCATGGTTTAAAACATAGCTGGCATTTCCAGCTCCCCCCGGGTCTGAAGGCCCTTCATTCGAGTCAGGGCCCCTGTACCAGCCCTGCTCAAAGCCCCCGTGATTTGAATGTCCACCTGCTTGGATTCCTGTACCATTGGATTTCCAGGAAGCCTCGACTTAGAgacagttgtttttgttttttttttaaccaagtgaAATCTGAACTCCCCTAGACCTTGGAGTTCAGATATGTTTTCCCCCTTTGCACAGTCTTTGTCCTTCTCACCAGGAGACCCAGCATGTATGTAGGGGTGGCTTAAGTGGTACATAGGAGAACAggctcttctcctccctccttctagGCTTAATATCTCTGTTAATGCAATCTTAGGGTCACTCTCCCTTTGTCTAGGCAACTACATCTCTCTTGCGGGCTTGTAACCTGGGGTTGGGCCTTGAGAGGTGCCACCTCTTCCTGATAATACTGTATTCAGCAACTTTTCACTGAGCGTCTGCTGTGTGTAGGGTACGGGGGCAGTAAGAACTACACAAGTCCCATAATTCATCCCTTGGTAAATTCACAGTTTAATAGGGAAACAGACCAGGAAACAGCTATTCACAATTCGTAGCGATCAGAACTGTGATGGGGGACATGCAGGGGCTCTGGGGGTCCTGATGAGGTACTTCGTTTAGCCTGGGGCAATCAGGAAGGGCTTTCTGGAGGAGGAGATGTCCAAATTGATATGTAAATGTTGCTGTGAGAGAGGGAATGAAATGAGGATGAGGCAAGgaacagcattccaggcagaaggaacagcaggtGTAAAGGCTCAGAGACATGTGGCTTCAGAGAGAGGCTGAGACGGGCTGGAGTGTGGGGTATGAAGGAGGAATGAGAGGCAAGGCTAGAGTCTCGTTTGTGAGCAGGGCTAGGAGTTTGCATTCATCCCCAGGGCACTGGGAAGCCAAGGAAGGATtcgcccaggtggagagcaggctCAGGGGCTGGTTTTCAAAGACTGGGTCTGGCTGGGAGGCGAGAGCCGGGAGGCTTCTCACGATGACCTCGCCTCCCTGCAGGTGGGTTGGCTACGAGTTCCCGGGCTACCGCGGGCGCCAGTACGTGTTCGAGCGGGGCGAGTACCGCCACTGGAACGAGTGGGACGCGAACCAGCCGCAGCTGCAGTCCGTGCGCCGCATCCGCGACCAGAAGTGGCACAAGCGAGGCGTGTTCCTCAGCAGCTGAAGGGCGCCCGGGCCCCAGTGGCCCAGGCCCGCACCGGGGGGGCAGCAAAGGCAAGAAGAGGAGGCTCCAGGGCTGGGGTGAGGGCCTGCCGGGCCACCCTTCCCCCGAATCTGCTCAATAAAGCCTGGGGCCGCCCCGCACCTGCCATGCTCCTCCGTGTCACTGCATGAGGGGGCGGGCCCGGGGTGGagccggggaggggcggggcgagggAGGCTGCGGGGGAAGGTTCTGAGCGCCCCACGGGACGGCTGGGAGCTGTGCTCCCACTCCAAGCCCCCGGTTCTCATCACCTGAGCCCTGATATCGTGTCTGTCCGCCTGTGTCTCCATCTGGCAGTCTGTCCATCCGTCCACCCTTCTAGTCTTCCTTCcgtatttctctgttttcttctgtcCATCGGTTTATCCATCCTTCCTTCTAACCCGCTCATCTTTCTTTCCGTTCCTGCggttcttccttccctccctccttccatccgctattcattcatccattgatccatccacccctccctccatccatccatccatgcagcCACCCTTGCGGCCACCCTCTCACCCACTAACCCATCCATCCTTCTCCTTGCCCATCCACCTCTCCATCAACCCCGCTccgtctctctgtctgtctctgttttctttaaCGTATTCGACAAATGCCAGGCCCTGTTCAAGGCCTGAGGTCACAGCAGAGAACCGAACAAAAGTCCCGCCCTCATGGAGCTCACCTTCTATGAGAGAGCCCGAACATAAGTGAGCAAGTTTGACCATAACGTCAGGAGGTGGCCAAGGTTAAGGAGAAGAAAGCGGGATTCAAGGATGCAGGGTGATGGGGTGGTGGTCAGGGAACTCcactctgaggaggtgacatttgagctcaGACCTAAGTGAGCTGGGGGAACATTCCGGGTGGAAGGAGAACAGGCTTTGCAGCCGAGGGTGGGAGACACAGCGATGTTGCTCCAACACAGCAGTGGGAGGCCAGTGGGTCTGGAATGTGTCACCTGAGAGATTGGGAGGGGTCAGAGAGGGAGTTAAGGTTGGCATGTAGGGCTCTACCGACCCTGGCAAACTCTGACTCTTCTCCAGGAGGTGGGAGCCACGGAGAGTTTGAGCGAGCCGAGTTCGAATGGTCTGCCTTTAGGTTTAACAGGACCGCTCTGGCTGGGGCCCAGAACACAGACAGTGGGGCTGAGGGGAGGCAGGGGGACGGGTCGGGAGGCTCCTGCAGAGATCGGGGTGAGCTGAGATGACGTGGTGCCCCGACCGTCTCTCTTCCATGCTCAGTGGCCACCCCCTGCCCTTCTGCAGCCTCAGATTGACGGctgagcccccaccccacccctgactCCTGACTAtcactgctctgagcctcagtggctTCATCTGGCCCAAGGGGGTTGCCAAGCAGAGCCCGGTACACAAATGAGTCTCCTCTGACCTCCCTCCCCCAGTGGGAAGAGGAGGGACTGTCTGGTCGGACAGGTGCCAGCTGGCTTCCTGGGGACcagtccccacccctcccacttcCAGAAGTCCCCCCGACTTTGCTCCCCTGTGGCACCCAGAGCTCCTCCCCGCTACCCCCAGCCTCCGCATGGCTGAGGCAGCTGCTGTGGGGGAGGCCCGTGGGGCCCCAGGAAGACATGAAAGACAGGGCAATTTATTCAGCTCCTTCAGCCTGCCTGTTGAAAAGAAACGCACAGCAGAGAAGTCACCTcgaattatttttttcaaaagatataaatacaataaatcttatttgtttatttttggctgtgctgggcctccgTTGccgcgtgggcttttctctagctgtcgACAGTGGGATCACCCTCGTGCTGTGGCGCTGGGCTCCTCATTGTGCTGGCTCCTcgcttgcagagcacaggctccagggtgttcGGGCGTCAGTAGCAGCGGCGTGCGGGCTCAGTCGTGGGGCACGCGGGCTCAGTcgtggggcacacaggctcagtcgtGGGGCATGCGGGCACACATCGTGGGGCACACGGTGTGGGGCACACGTCGTGGGGCACACGGGCACACAGTCGTGTGGCACGCGGGCTTAGTTGcggcagcatgggggatctttctgaaccaggggttgaacccaggtcttctgcgttggcaggctgattctttaccaccgagtgaccagggaagccccctcaaatGGACTTTTTACTTTGGTTCAATCCCCTTAAAGGCCCAAGAAGCACAGGAAGGGACAGCCAActgctgaggtcacacagcccgGCGGGCTGCAGTGCTGGGATTTGACCCCAGGCTGCATAACCCCAAAAGGCTGCTCTTAATTCCAACCTAGACTCAAATTCCAGTCGGTGCAGGGCCAGGGCCTAAACGGAATAGCAAAACAAGAGCATCCCTCAGTGAGAAAAGGCCAAGGTTCAGAACCAGGAAATCATTTAGCTTAATTGAGAGACCTCGTAGACTAGTGGTTAGAGGCACGGTGACCCAGATGGGCCTTGGATCCACATCACTTAGTTCCTTCTGAGGCTCCATCATCTACTGTGTGCctgtgggcaagtcacttaacctctctgtgcctccgtcACCTCGTCTGTAACGTGAAGTTAATAACACTATCTATCTAGGTTGCTTTGAGTACCTGCATAAGTTTAATTTGCAGAGAGGGATGAGAACAGTAGATAAACTATGGGCTCCAAAAATATTCACCCTCTTCCTTCgcatctttaaaaatgatgagCCTAGAGATGGGCTCTGTGGTTGTACGATCCAGAGAGGAGGCTCGGTGACTCAGTGACGGGTTCATCCCAAGGACAGCAGCGCAAGCCAGAGAATAAGGCAACCAGGCTCGGTGGCCAAGCTTGGGAAATCCAAGCTGTGGCAAGACTTCATGGGGAGAACGGGACCTGGGAGCAAGTAGGACTCATGGAGACGGGACCGGACTGTAACCCCAGGACTCCCGGGAGCTGAAGCAGACTGTGCGGGCTTCCTTCTTCTGTAGGTCCACCAGGAGCGAGCCTCAACGAAGGCACTCCCCAAGCCAGGTTCTCTGGGGGGCCTCCTGCCAATTCCTGCTGCCAGTTTTTACCCTGGATGTCATTAATCTGCCCCTGGATGGTGTGTGGATCTCCATAGCCCTTAGAACTTGCAGTGGTGGTGTGTGAGGGCCACTTCCAGCTGCCAGCCTCTGCATGCCTGTGTGCCCAGGGGCAGCTGGAATTCTGGCAAATTAACACCTACAAGGAGCAGCCCTCATCCAACAGCTAACAGGAACTGGTGTGTAAATACCCCAGTGGGAACTTGACCAAGCATTCCTCCCCGTTTTGGAAAAATCACGAGGCCCACAGTGATGTTGCCTGCAGTGTGTGGATCACCAATAAATCACCACTGGGCCAATTTGCATGTCTGGCTGTATTATGTTCAAAAAGATTCTTCCTGGGCATATGAAACTGTCAAACACACATTCGGTTTACTATTACCTTCCTATCCAAACTTGTCCATTGTAAGAAGCACAAATACCTAACTCTGTTTATATCAttcttgtatgctgctgctgctgagtcacttcagtcgtgtctgactctgtgcaaccccgtagacggcagcccaccaggctccctcatcgctgggattctccaggcaagaatactggagtgggttgccatttctttctccaatgcatgaaagtgaaaagcgaaagtgaagtcgctcagtcgtgcccgactcttagcgacccaaggactgcagcctaccaggctcctctgtccatgggattttccaggcaagagtactggagtggggtgccgttgccttctctgatcatTCTTGTATAGCTGTGTCCAAATCTATTTCTATTGAAGTACATATTattatgtttccttttatttattcctttatagTTAGAATATCTTATTATTAATTCATTCTGAAAGTTATGTACATATGTGAGTTatagtttcaattttatttaaagagaTGAATGGACTGTCACAAAATAATTGTCATGAGAAGGGAGTGTTGGTGCTGAAAGAGGGGACGAGTTCTCTTGACGTAGGTGGCCTCTGAGGCTCCTTCTGGCTTTGGTTCCTTTTATATCTAAGGATCAAACTGTGTTTGGGGACACCAGGTCCTCTCCCCTTTGTAGCCACAAAAAGGTGATTTGAACTAAAAATGcagttgtcatatgatccagcaatctcactcctgggcatatatccagacaaaactgtaattctgagagatacatgcaccccagtgtccacAGCAGCACTATGACTAGTCAAGGCACGGAaccaacctaaacgtccatcgacagatgagcgCATAGAGAAGAGAGGTGCGTATATGCAACGGAGTGCTACTTAGCCGTAAAAAGGAATGAGATGACgctatctgcagcaacatgaGTGCAACTGGAACTAACTGGAGTtctccaggaagaagaaagacagaCACTACATGATATCACACACACGTGGACTCTCTGAATGACACAAATGAGtctgtttacaaaacagactcacagacgtacaAAGCAGACTTGTAGTTGCCGAGGGGGGAGGGCTTGAGGGAGGgctggagtgggaggttggggttggTAGATGTATGTTTTTTATCTGTAGAACGGATAAACAACAAAGCCCTGCTGTTAGTACAGAGCTGTAAACCATGGCCTGTgttaaccataatggaaaagaatatttttaaaaagaaagtatataacatgtataactgaatcactttactgtacagcagaaattaacaaaactttgtaaatcaactgtacttcaatttaaaaaaatcttaaaagaaaaagaaggtgatTTAAGACTttcagcttccagaactatgagtCAATACATCTCTGGAAGTCTTTatgtaacattatttttattgtgataaaatagtCATAACATTAAATTTACCTTTTTAGCCACTTTTAAGTATTCGTTttagtggcattaaatacattcacgtTCTCTTGCGATCATCGTTACCATCCATCTCGAGAAGTGTTTTTCATCTGGCAGAACTGAAACTCTGCACTCATGAGACCATAATTCCCCAGTCACCCCTCCCTCCAGACCCTGGCAACCATGATCCTACTTTGAGTCTTTAAATTTAACTGCACTAATAATCTCATCTGAGTGGAACCATTTGTACCTGGCTTCTGTcagttagcataatgtcttcaagtttcATCCGGGTTGTAGTCTGTGTCAGAATCTCCTTCCTTTTCAAGGCTGAGTGACATTCCATTGTAAGGCTAGAGCTCATTTTGTTGATCCATTCAACCGTCAGTGAGCATTTGGGCCGTTTCCACCTTTTCGGCACTGTGATGATGCTGTCATGAACGTGGGTGCATTATACAGATACCTGCTGGCGTCTCTGGTTCACTTCTCGTGGGTGCACTcccagaattgctggatcacatgggaGCCCtaagagaagggcatggcagcccactccagtcttctcgcctggagaatcccgtggacagaggagcccggcgggctacagtccacggggtcgcaaagagtcggacacgactgaagcaacttagcacgcacacacgcatggaACCCTGTGCTCAGTTTTTCAGGAACTGCTGTGCTGTTTTCACagaggctgcaccattttacatccccaaATTCTGCTGTTCCAAGCCGTTAGTTTTGGGCTCTTGGTTTGGTAGTCCAGGAAGCCAAAACAAGTCCCTACTATGTGTCGCACTGGGCTTTGGGGATATGATGGTGTGTGGCCAGGCCATTCAAGGTGGCGGTTTTCTTGGGACttctctgacagtccagtggttaggactttgctttccaacgcagggggttgcaagttcaatccctggttggggagctaagatcctatacATGCCTCTTagtcaaaaagccaaaacataaaacagaagcaatactgtaacaaattcaataaagactttaaaaatggtccacaacaaaagagtcaaaaaatcaagatggctgttctcttgttCTCTGTACCACCCTCCCTTGCTCCACCAGCCCCGGCTTCAGCTGCACCCACACACGAGACCGTGCACGTGCCTACCCTCTGCACCAGCCAGGGATGGTTCTAATCCTGAGGCCAGAACAGTTCCAGGGGCTAGTTTATTAAAGGGAAACACCTGGATGATTATTAACCTGAGGGGTTGTGAGGGGCGTGCCCAAGgggctggtttccctggtaaccaatGAGCCCACGTGACATCGATTCCTCCAATCAAGGGcagcctctctccttcctcccccaggggTGAGGAGCGCCGCCATGTTGCGCTGGCCCCTTGCCATTCTAAGTGGGGCTGTTGCCTCCGGACCCTTTCCTCCTGCCGTGTGAGGTGGCCTCTCCCATAACTGAGGACGTCTGTCTGTCTCCAGGGTCAAGGCTGGGCAACTGCAAGGCTCACTAACGGTTGTAAGAGGCTGAGGAAACTCGTGAGTGTGTGGGCATCGGGAAGTGAGGACGGGGACGGAAAGTTGGGGGGGTGACCTGAGCTGGTGCCCACGAGGGGCCCTGAGTAGCTGGCCACCACGAGAGGCGTCTTTCTCTTCCGTGAGATTGAGTGTGTCCTGTTCACCTCAGAGCCTCTTTCCAGTTTAAAGGTGGCAGCTCCGTGCTCGGGGTTCCTCTGACTGCCGGGGGTTGGCTGGTGAATAGAGACGAAAGGCGAGGACTACCTGTCACACACTTGGGGGTTACCTGGTCGGGTAAGACAAGCCCACACCCcacaccaccgcccccccccccccgcccagtcCTGGCCGCGGAGGGGGCAGAGCAGCGATGTAGGGGGCCGGGACCATGGCCACACGCCGGCTACGAGGCGTTCCAACAGGTGGGAGACGTTACAAAATGGAACCAGAGTCTTCGAGCACCACAACCGCTGTTCGGGGTCTAGAACAGCCGTGTGTGACCTACGGGACCCCCTTGGACAGAGATTGCAACTAAGGCCCATGAAATCCAGGAATGGGCCATTAAAAGTACCATACACTGGCTTTTCCACCTGCTGTACAATCTCTGCCGCTGCCGGACTATGAAAAGACCCCTTAAGAAAGACCCCTTGAGAGGGGAACTTGCTCTCAGCACGTGGACCAGGAGGCTGACTCCAGCCTGTGAACTGTCACTGAGCATCCCAGGATCGTCGTCCAGGCGCCACGCCATGACAACCCAGAGCTATAGTCAACACGATCTGAGCTCAACTGTTGACACCAGGGGAGCATTGCCAACCAAGAACTCCCTCTTGCCTTTTGCCCTTGACACAGAATCTGCCCCCTGTTGAGCCTGAGGCTGGCAGGTAAGTCCCGCTGGTTTGTCTTTGTTGCCTCCCGAGGAATAGGATTAGAAAGGGGTTTACGGATTTCACTTTCCCTCTCCCTGGCCCCACCTAAGGCTGCGACAGTAATTAACCTGGGCGCCTACTggagaaaatgggcttccctggtggttcagtggtaaagaacccgcctgccaatgccagagtcGCGAGTTCggtccctaggttaggaagatcccctggaaaaggaaatggcaacccagcccagtattcctgcctgggaaatcccacggacagaggagcctggggggctacagaccatgggctgcaaaagagttggacgcgactgagcaaataaacagCAGCACCTACTGTGGGCTGCTGTTAAACCGGTGTTCAGCGCTGGCTGTGGGGACGGCGGGTGCACAGGCCGTGCGGTCCTGCGGGCAGGACAGTCTCAGGCAGGCGAGGTTACCTCAGCGCTGCAGCTGCCTGTCACTGTATGTCGCTTCATGGCCATGATCTTCCCTGTGCTGTGCCTGTTAAACATCTTACATTTCTTCCTTGGTCTCAGTGGAGGGAACCTGTTCACAGACGGGGCGACAATGGCGGCCTCGCTGCTGGGTCCACAGCGAGATGCTGTTGTGGTTGTCTGCTGGACTTCAAAGATAAATGGATTACTGGTGATGCTCCCTGGCTGCTGGTGTCTGGATCGCATTTGTGCTGTTGACTGACCCCAGGGATATCGGGGAAGAGGGACGGGCCAGCATTGTAAGGGTCGTATAGAGGACGTAGGGGAGACGTGTGGTGAGGCCACTCaggatggctgttctcttgcttcCTCTCCATCTGCTGCTTGGCCAGTCCCTGCCTTACTCACATGACCACCCAGTCCTTCAATTACAGGGCTTCACTGGTCCCTAGTAACTGGTGAGCCCACCTACGTCGCTTCCCTCTACAAAGGGCAGCCTCCTCCTTCTCCGAGTAGCTGGAGAATTCTGCCGTGTCCTGCTCCCTGTTGGACACACATGGCTCCGGGACGGGTTGTGTAAGATCGTCTGTCCAGTAAACCACTGACGTCTCTGCCGCTGTCTCTCTTTCTTTGGTCTTAAGGCCGAGTAATGACAAGGCTCACAGACCTTTGGGGTGCAGCCCGATAGGTGGTCAACCTGGCAGACCACGGCTTTGCCCTCATGACGCTTATCTGCCAATTGTAAAAACAGCAGATAAATGAGTAACGTAACGTCAGGTGGCGAGGAGTGCTACAGAGAGACAGCACAGCTGGAGGTTGGGGGGCGTGTGTACTGGGGACATGGAAGTTGGGGCGAGCGAGTCCCCTCACTCCAACCCAGTCTCCAAGCCCCACTGGTATCCCCTCTCTCCTGCCTGACCTTGGGCTCGGTCAGGGCACAGACTGTCTACAAAGAGGGTGTGCATGCCAGTTAAGGCCAAATGCCCACGGGGCAGTGACGGGGCTGGCAGAGGGGATCGAGAGCCTTCTCTAAACCAAGGGGGTCGAGGATCCTGAGGGCACCCCACTGAGGAGCAGCGGGTGCTGGGAGAGTCACGGGCCTCAGGGTGACGTTCCCTCTCCTCAGCCTGGCTTGGCCAGCCCTCTGCTCACCGGCTGCCCAGCCCAGGCCCTGCCCATTCAGGCCACCCTGGAGATGCGTTAACCTGTTTGCAGGTCTTCTTGAAATACCACGACAGTGCGTTGTGCCCGGTCCCCTTCTGCTTGGAGCTGTCCTCCTAACCTGGCTTCCCAGGCTCATTTCCCCCCGTTTCTGAGGACTTCGACTCTCCCCCAGAGCCTTTCTGGATGGTCCAGGCCCGGATAGGTCCCCTCCCTGACACTGCCCCCTCGGACAGAGCTTGGCACCAAATCCACgcctgataaatatttgttgaatggatggatggatgggtgctGGACCCTGCCAAACTACCTTCCTGtccttggttttttgttttttttttcctaccagggTCACTGAGATTTGCCTCTGTCTGCCTCCCCCAGGGCTCAACTGACCACACCAGTGAACCCAGCATGCCCCTGGGCCTGGCAGCTGGATGGCTGATGCATGCAAAGCGGGCATGTTCTTGCTCGA
It encodes:
- the CRYBB3 gene encoding beta-crystallin B3 encodes the protein MAEQHSTPEQAAAGKSHGGLGASYKAIVYEMENFQGKRCELTAECPNLTESLLEKVGSIQVESGPWLAFERRAFRGEQYVLEKGDYPRWDAWSNSHHSDSLLSLRPLHIDGPDHKLHLFENPAFGGRKMEIVDDDVPSLWAHGFQDRVASVRAINGTWVGYEFPGYRGRQYVFERGEYRHWNEWDANQPQLQSVRRIRDQKWHKRGVFLSS